A single region of the Paraburkholderia sprentiae WSM5005 genome encodes:
- a CDS encoding SMP-30/gluconolactonase/LRE family protein produces the protein MSAKPRVQRATLLLDAQCELGEGATWCARSGRFYWTDIEGARLWRYDPADGRSDSFDMPERLATFALCANPRYLLLGLASHLAFFDLQTGSTQRIVDVEPGMNTRVNDGRCDRQGRFVFGTKDESGQREAVAGFYRLNHDLSLERLPLPAPAISNSIAFSPDGATMYYCDSPTREIRACDYRADGGIANDRLFTRLSDANGIPDGSTVDSDGGLWNAQWGGARVVRYGPDGVETERIDVPTTQPSCVAIGGAALGRVAGSAQVETELDTLYITSAYAELDATARAADTLAGGVFVATLARRGVAEPLFQGAPI, from the coding sequence GTGAGTGCCAAGCCGCGCGTGCAGCGGGCCACGCTGCTGCTCGACGCACAATGCGAGCTCGGCGAAGGCGCGACCTGGTGTGCGCGGAGCGGCCGCTTCTACTGGACCGACATCGAAGGCGCGCGGCTGTGGCGCTACGATCCGGCCGACGGCCGCAGCGATTCGTTCGACATGCCGGAGCGGCTCGCCACTTTCGCGCTGTGCGCGAACCCGCGCTATCTGCTGCTCGGGCTCGCGTCGCATCTCGCGTTTTTCGATCTGCAGACCGGCAGCACACAGCGCATCGTCGACGTCGAGCCCGGCATGAATACACGCGTGAACGACGGCCGCTGCGATCGGCAAGGGCGCTTCGTGTTCGGCACCAAGGACGAAAGCGGGCAACGCGAGGCGGTCGCGGGCTTTTACCGGTTGAATCACGATCTGTCGCTCGAACGCCTACCGTTGCCAGCGCCGGCGATTTCGAACAGCATCGCCTTCAGTCCCGACGGCGCGACGATGTACTACTGCGATTCGCCGACGCGTGAAATCCGCGCGTGCGACTATCGCGCGGACGGCGGCATCGCCAACGATCGCCTGTTCACTCGCCTGAGCGATGCGAACGGCATCCCCGACGGCTCGACCGTCGACAGCGACGGGGGACTGTGGAACGCGCAGTGGGGCGGCGCGCGCGTGGTGCGCTACGGTCCCGACGGCGTGGAAACCGAGCGCATCGACGTGCCGACCACCCAGCCGAGCTGCGTCGCGATCGGCGGTGCCGCTCTCGGCCGGGTCGCCGGCAGCGCACAGGTCGAAACGGAGCTCGATACGCTGTACATCACGAGCGCGTACGCCGAGCTCGATGCGACGGCCCGCGCGGCCGATACCCTCGCGGGCGGCGTGTTCGTCGCGACGCTCGCGCGGCGCGGTGTGGCCGAGCCGCTGTTCCAGGGCGCACCTATCTAG
- a CDS encoding SDR family NAD(P)-dependent oxidoreductase, giving the protein MSSPANANASLADTAYARYPSLVDRTVLITGGATGIGASFVEHFAAQGARVAFFDIDASAGEALADQLGDSKHKPLFLTCDLTDVDALQNAIADVKSALGPIQVLINNAANDKRHQIGEVTRESFDAGIAVNIRHQFFAAQAVMEDMKAARSGSIINLGSISWMLKNGGYPVYVMSKSAVQGLTRGLARDLGHFNIRVNTLVPGWVMTDKQLRLWLDDTGRRQIKEGQCIDAELMPADLARMALFLAADDSRMITAQDIIVDGGWA; this is encoded by the coding sequence ATGTCGTCTCCGGCCAATGCAAACGCCAGTCTCGCTGACACCGCGTACGCGCGCTATCCGAGTCTCGTCGATCGTACGGTGCTGATCACGGGCGGTGCGACCGGCATTGGCGCATCGTTCGTCGAGCACTTCGCGGCGCAGGGCGCGCGCGTCGCGTTCTTCGACATCGACGCGAGCGCGGGCGAAGCCCTCGCCGACCAGCTCGGCGATTCGAAGCACAAGCCGCTCTTTCTGACCTGCGATCTGACCGACGTCGACGCGCTGCAAAACGCGATCGCCGACGTGAAGTCGGCGCTCGGTCCCATCCAGGTGCTGATCAACAACGCGGCGAACGACAAGCGCCATCAGATCGGCGAGGTGACGCGCGAGTCGTTCGACGCGGGCATCGCGGTCAACATCCGCCATCAGTTCTTCGCGGCGCAGGCCGTGATGGAGGACATGAAGGCCGCGCGCAGCGGCTCGATCATCAACCTCGGCTCGATCAGCTGGATGCTGAAGAACGGCGGCTATCCGGTGTACGTGATGTCGAAGTCGGCGGTGCAGGGGCTGACGCGCGGGCTCGCGCGCGACCTCGGCCACTTCAATATCCGCGTCAACACGCTGGTGCCGGGCTGGGTGATGACCGACAAGCAACTGCGCCTGTGGCTCGATGACACCGGCCGTCGCCAGATCAAGGAAGGCCAGTGCATCGACGCCGAGCTGATGCCGGCGGACCTCGCGCGCATGGCGCTGTTCCTCGCCGCCGACGACAGCCGCATGATCACCGCGCAGGACATCATCGTCGACGGAGGCTGGGCGTGA
- the araH gene encoding L-arabinose ABC transporter permease AraH, whose translation MQARENLAQQTAKSAADALIPQASDKAKWWQQITEYSLIVIFIVMFVTMSLTVDHFFSIENMLGLALSISQIGMVACTMMFCLASRDFDLSVGSTVAFAGVLCAMVLNATNSTLIAIVAAVAAGAVIGFVNGAVIAYLRINALITTLATMEIVRGLGFIVSHGQAVGVSSDTFIALGGLTFFGVSLPIWVTLICFIVFGVMLNQTVYGRNTLAIGGNPEASRLAGINVERTRVFIFLIQGAVTALAGVILASRITSGQPNAAEGFELNVISACVLGGVSLLGGRATISGVVIGVLIMGTVENVMNLLNIDAFYQYLVRGAILLAAVLLDQLKNRGSRD comes from the coding sequence ATGCAAGCCAGAGAAAACCTCGCGCAGCAGACCGCCAAGAGCGCGGCCGACGCGCTGATTCCGCAGGCCAGCGACAAGGCCAAATGGTGGCAGCAGATCACCGAATACAGCCTGATCGTGATCTTCATCGTGATGTTCGTCACGATGTCGCTGACCGTCGATCATTTCTTCTCGATCGAGAACATGCTCGGCCTCGCGCTGTCGATTTCGCAGATCGGCATGGTCGCGTGCACGATGATGTTCTGTCTCGCGTCGCGCGACTTCGACCTGTCGGTCGGCTCGACCGTCGCGTTCGCCGGCGTGCTGTGCGCGATGGTGCTCAACGCGACCAACAGCACGCTGATCGCGATCGTCGCGGCGGTCGCGGCGGGCGCGGTGATCGGCTTCGTCAACGGCGCGGTGATCGCTTATCTGCGCATCAATGCGCTGATCACGACGCTCGCGACGATGGAAATCGTCCGCGGCCTCGGCTTCATCGTGTCGCATGGGCAGGCGGTCGGCGTGTCGTCGGATACGTTCATTGCGCTCGGCGGCCTGACCTTCTTCGGCGTGTCGCTGCCGATCTGGGTCACGCTGATCTGCTTCATCGTATTCGGCGTGATGCTGAACCAGACCGTGTACGGCCGCAATACGCTAGCGATCGGCGGTAATCCGGAAGCGTCGCGGCTCGCCGGTATCAACGTGGAGCGCACGCGCGTCTTCATCTTCCTGATCCAGGGCGCCGTCACTGCGCTCGCCGGCGTGATTCTCGCTTCGCGCATCACCTCGGGTCAGCCGAACGCCGCCGAAGGCTTCGAGCTGAACGTGATCTCCGCGTGCGTGCTCGGCGGCGTGTCGCTGCTGGGCGGCCGCGCGACGATCTCCGGCGTCGTGATCGGCGTGCTGATCATGGGCACGGTCGAGAACGTGATGAACCTCTTGAACATCGACGCGTTCTATCAGTACCTGGTGCGCGGCGCGATCCTGCTCGCGGCCGTGCTGCTCGACCAGTTGAAGAACCGCGGCTCGCGCGATTGA